The following are encoded in a window of Microbacterium sp. LWO13-1.2 genomic DNA:
- a CDS encoding RNA-binding S4 domain-containing protein, producing MTSTDPIEDVPTGGEVIRLGQFLKFSGLLDSGGNAKEVVIDGYVNVNGEEERRRGRQLQDGDLVTFEGRTVRVRR from the coding sequence ATGACGAGCACGGATCCGATCGAAGACGTTCCCACCGGAGGCGAGGTCATCCGCCTCGGACAGTTCCTCAAGTTCTCCGGCCTGCTCGACTCCGGCGGCAACGCCAAGGAGGTCGTCATCGATGGGTACGTCAACGTGAACGGTGAGGAAGAGCGTCGCCGGGGGCGCCAGCTGCAGGACGGCGACCTGGTCACGTTCGAGGGGCGCACGGTTCGCGTTCGCCGCTGA
- a CDS encoding putative immunity protein: MGSPQALSEADRRVVAAWAADCAERVLALFEAEEPADPRPRDAITRTRAFAGGDLDAAGEIRRRFVAGRAAKAVTAPAAVAAARAAAQASGVAHMGAHALGAAAYAAKAAGLAAPDRPDAMHDEIHWQLSHLSAEARAALQRLPLLGEDSAGPLGPGLLGSGVLAEVIRVIQADLHG, encoded by the coding sequence ATGGGATCTCCGCAGGCATTGAGTGAGGCCGATCGCCGAGTCGTCGCCGCCTGGGCAGCGGACTGCGCGGAACGAGTACTGGCGTTGTTCGAAGCCGAAGAGCCTGCAGATCCGCGCCCACGGGATGCGATCACTCGAACTCGCGCCTTTGCCGGCGGCGACCTCGATGCCGCCGGGGAGATCCGTCGCCGCTTCGTCGCGGGTCGCGCCGCGAAAGCCGTGACTGCTCCGGCCGCTGTGGCAGCCGCCAGGGCAGCCGCGCAGGCGTCTGGCGTCGCTCACATGGGCGCTCATGCTCTCGGTGCAGCGGCATACGCTGCGAAGGCCGCAGGTTTGGCAGCGCCGGATCGCCCAGATGCCATGCATGACGAGATCCACTGGCAGCTGAGTCATCTGTCCGCCGAGGCAAGGGCCGCGCTTCAGCGCCTCCCTCTCCTGGGCGAAGACTCTGCCGGCCCACTCGGACCTGGGCTTCTCGGTTCTGGCGTTCTCGCAGAGGTCATCCGCGTCATCCAGGCCGACCTGCATGGATGA
- a CDS encoding carboxymuconolactone decarboxylase family protein yields MSHVNIGKIYAAPYRAMLEFSAKAAEAGVDAGLSPLLVELVKVRASQLNGCAYCLRMHCADAVTHGETPERLAVLAAWWESQYFSAEEQAALQITERVTMIGDHGRLADRGVDVESILNEKQIAAVTWLAVAINSWNRIAVSSQYPVGP; encoded by the coding sequence GTGTCGCATGTGAACATCGGCAAGATCTACGCTGCCCCATACCGGGCGATGCTGGAGTTCAGCGCCAAGGCCGCTGAGGCCGGAGTGGATGCCGGACTCTCGCCGTTGCTCGTCGAACTCGTCAAGGTGCGGGCCTCCCAGCTCAACGGTTGCGCCTACTGCCTGAGGATGCACTGCGCCGATGCGGTCACGCACGGCGAGACGCCCGAACGACTGGCGGTGCTCGCTGCGTGGTGGGAGTCGCAGTACTTCAGCGCCGAGGAGCAGGCGGCGCTGCAGATCACCGAGCGGGTGACCATGATCGGCGACCATGGCCGGCTCGCGGATCGTGGCGTCGACGTGGAGAGCATCCTGAACGAGAAGCAGATCGCGGCCGTGACCTGGCTCGCCGTCGCGATCAACAGCTGGAATCGCATCGCGGTCAGCAGCCAGTATCCGGTGGGTCCCTGA
- a CDS encoding adenosylhomocysteinase, protein MTEATTSAERLVRRFARETNLLVAGREFSVVGTDAVADALRELLPALGARFGDGGVVFAPGESPEIRLNGRPLPPRDTAAARVDAAGAHMPVSTDLARRLRDAGTVRGVRIGIAMVLEPKTAQLALLLRDAGATVAVYAHPDEIDVSVADVLRARGIPVDGDPEISGAVERAAAVSFLRRGFDLLLDDGSHLIRLAHEEGLASSLRGAAEETTSGLTPLRVMEREGVLGIPVIAVNDAPMKTSFDNRYGTGQSCVFAIADALDAVGIGIRDQPAVVIGYGPVGEGVAAHLSALGARVHVTETDPVRALRAAHDGYDIGRLEDLAPGALVVSATGVAHTIGAEALRTARIVAVAGGVPHEVDVDLSSLRPYATESGATSPFLDRVGEGAVLIARGGCVNLAAAEGNPIEIMDLSFAVQLAAVEQLLTSTLPPGVHPFPAAADTAIAVASLAVRGERIDERSPAQVEAQREWRSPRFRGAMA, encoded by the coding sequence GTGACCGAAGCGACCACCTCTGCTGAGCGTCTTGTGCGCCGTTTCGCCCGCGAGACGAACCTGCTCGTCGCCGGTCGCGAGTTCTCGGTCGTCGGGACGGATGCTGTCGCCGACGCACTGCGCGAACTCCTCCCGGCGCTCGGCGCCCGCTTCGGTGACGGCGGTGTCGTCTTCGCTCCGGGCGAGTCGCCGGAGATTCGGCTCAATGGACGCCCGCTGCCTCCGCGAGACACCGCAGCGGCGCGGGTCGACGCCGCGGGTGCGCACATGCCGGTCTCGACCGACCTCGCTCGGCGACTGCGTGATGCCGGAACGGTGCGAGGGGTTCGGATCGGCATCGCGATGGTGCTCGAGCCGAAGACGGCACAGCTCGCACTGCTGCTGCGCGACGCGGGTGCCACGGTCGCGGTCTACGCTCACCCCGACGAGATCGACGTATCCGTCGCCGACGTTCTGCGTGCCCGCGGCATCCCCGTCGACGGCGACCCCGAGATCTCCGGTGCCGTCGAGCGGGCCGCTGCGGTCTCCTTCCTGCGCCGCGGTTTCGACCTGCTGCTCGACGACGGATCGCACCTCATCCGCCTCGCTCACGAGGAGGGTCTCGCCTCGTCACTGCGCGGTGCCGCCGAGGAGACCACGAGCGGGCTCACACCGCTCCGGGTGATGGAGCGCGAGGGCGTACTCGGCATCCCGGTGATCGCCGTCAACGATGCTCCGATGAAGACATCTTTCGACAACCGATACGGTACGGGGCAGTCCTGCGTGTTCGCGATCGCCGACGCCTTGGATGCTGTCGGCATCGGGATCCGCGACCAGCCGGCCGTCGTCATCGGCTACGGTCCCGTCGGGGAAGGCGTGGCTGCGCACCTGAGTGCCCTCGGCGCGCGTGTTCACGTCACGGAGACCGATCCGGTCCGGGCACTCCGCGCCGCGCACGACGGCTACGACATCGGACGGCTCGAAGACCTCGCGCCGGGTGCGCTCGTCGTCTCGGCGACCGGGGTCGCGCATACGATCGGCGCCGAAGCACTGCGCACTGCGCGCATCGTCGCCGTCGCAGGCGGTGTGCCCCATGAGGTCGACGTCGATCTCTCGAGCCTGCGCCCCTACGCGACCGAGAGCGGCGCGACCTCGCCCTTCCTCGACCGCGTGGGTGAAGGGGCAGTGCTGATCGCTCGCGGCGGGTGTGTGAACCTCGCTGCGGCCGAGGGCAATCCGATCGAGATCATGGACCTCTCGTTCGCGGTGCAGCTCGCCGCCGTCGAACAGCTCCTCACATCGACGTTGCCGCCGGGCGTGCATCCGTTCCCGGCTGCCGCCGACACGGCGATCGCGGTCGCCTCCCTCGCGGTCCGCGGTGAGCGGATCGACGAGCGCAGCCCGGCACAGGTCGAGGCGCAGCGCGAATGGCGCTCGCCGCGATTCCGCGGAGCGATGGCATGA
- a CDS encoding amidohydrolase family protein, whose translation MSAVTVFSAGLVVPITAPPIVDGAVAVRDGRIMHVGERAWVLRSLADRGIAAEEVHWPGVLTPGLVNAHTHLQYTGMAQVGRGQYDGFDDWVRAFDPVYEGGRDWGVDAAAGAEMALRSGTTAIADVVTDDVAATALHDAGLHGITYWEVMSWTNTEWARTGRAQVEQALDALPTPPGTGLSPHAPYSLDIEPLLEIPDIVRERGGRIHIHLGEAAFESEFAHEHPQAWHTAGLASFQELRDAGFGTSATEFVDQLGVLGPDCHIAHGVYMSARDRAILRERRTTVALCPRSNAVIGLEEPPIAAYLREGSPIAVGTDSLSSSPSLDVLADVAELARIARAQGYTDRDLHARLLGAATIGGAHAMGIDVGPDRTGYLAVGALADLTFFDVPAGGDSIAELVETGAGRAAATVVSGVLRYAASSFPVIPGSIS comes from the coding sequence ATGAGTGCGGTCACGGTGTTCTCGGCCGGGCTCGTGGTGCCGATCACGGCGCCCCCGATCGTCGACGGCGCCGTTGCCGTCCGCGACGGACGCATCATGCACGTCGGTGAGCGGGCATGGGTTCTGCGCTCTCTGGCTGATCGCGGAATCGCCGCGGAGGAGGTGCACTGGCCGGGTGTTCTCACGCCGGGGCTCGTGAACGCGCATACGCACTTGCAGTACACCGGCATGGCGCAGGTGGGACGAGGACAGTACGACGGCTTCGACGACTGGGTCCGAGCGTTCGATCCCGTCTACGAAGGCGGACGTGATTGGGGGGTGGATGCGGCAGCCGGCGCCGAGATGGCGCTGCGCTCCGGAACCACTGCCATCGCCGATGTGGTGACCGATGACGTCGCCGCGACGGCGCTCCACGATGCGGGCCTGCACGGCATCACCTACTGGGAGGTGATGAGCTGGACCAACACGGAATGGGCACGCACGGGACGTGCTCAGGTCGAGCAGGCGTTGGACGCCCTGCCCACCCCTCCAGGAACCGGGCTTTCTCCCCACGCGCCCTACTCCCTCGACATCGAGCCGCTGCTGGAGATCCCCGACATCGTGCGCGAGCGCGGCGGGCGCATCCACATCCACCTCGGTGAGGCCGCGTTCGAGAGCGAGTTCGCGCACGAGCATCCGCAGGCCTGGCACACCGCAGGGCTCGCGAGCTTCCAGGAGCTGCGGGATGCCGGATTCGGCACGAGCGCGACCGAGTTCGTCGACCAGCTCGGCGTCCTGGGACCCGACTGCCACATCGCGCACGGCGTCTACATGAGTGCACGAGACCGGGCGATCCTTCGCGAGCGCCGCACCACCGTCGCGCTGTGCCCGCGTTCCAACGCCGTCATCGGACTCGAGGAACCACCGATCGCCGCCTACCTGCGCGAGGGCAGCCCGATCGCGGTCGGCACCGACTCCCTTTCGTCCAGTCCCTCGCTCGATGTGCTCGCCGACGTCGCCGAACTCGCCCGCATCGCCCGCGCGCAGGGGTACACCGACCGCGACCTGCACGCACGTCTGCTGGGAGCTGCGACCATCGGCGGTGCTCACGCGATGGGGATCGACGTCGGCCCCGACCGCACCGGTTACCTCGCCGTCGGCGCACTCGCCGATCTGACGTTCTTCGACGTGCCGGCGGGGGGCGATTCGATCGCCGAGCTCGTCGAGACGGGCGCGGGCCGAGCCGCGGCCACCGTCGTGTCGGGCGTGCTCCGCTATGCCGCATCGTCGTTCCCTGTGATCCCTGGGTCGATCTCATGA
- a CDS encoding ABC transporter substrate-binding protein, with the protein MPLATTLRRAAAAAVAVFAAASLAACAGAPADSSAGTDDGSLQTVTAGKLTIATGEPNYEPWFVDDDPSNGEGFEGAVALAVAEQLGFDADDIVWVRTGFDAAIAPGPKDWDINIQQFSVTDERKKAVDFSSPYYTTTQAVVALNDSTAASSTSIADLKKATVGVASGTTSYTVAKEQLGEANLSVFNTVDDVVLALKGGQIDAMITDLPGAFYVTGALVDNATVTGQFASTDGGDQFAFVLPKGSALTAAVTDAVDALRDAGTLDELQQEWLSDAVDVPVLK; encoded by the coding sequence GTGCCCCTTGCCACCACCCTTCGCCGCGCCGCGGCCGCAGCCGTCGCCGTCTTCGCCGCTGCCTCTCTCGCCGCCTGCGCCGGTGCGCCGGCAGACTCGTCCGCCGGCACTGATGACGGCTCGCTGCAGACCGTCACCGCCGGCAAGCTCACGATCGCGACGGGTGAGCCCAACTACGAGCCGTGGTTCGTCGACGACGACCCGTCCAACGGTGAAGGGTTCGAGGGCGCCGTGGCGCTCGCCGTCGCCGAGCAGCTGGGCTTCGACGCCGACGATATCGTCTGGGTGCGCACCGGCTTCGACGCGGCGATCGCACCGGGCCCGAAGGACTGGGACATCAACATCCAGCAGTTCTCGGTGACCGACGAGCGCAAGAAGGCCGTCGACTTCTCCTCGCCGTACTACACGACCACTCAGGCCGTCGTCGCGCTGAACGACTCGACTGCCGCATCCTCGACCTCGATCGCCGACCTCAAGAAGGCCACGGTCGGTGTCGCATCCGGCACCACCAGCTACACCGTCGCCAAGGAGCAGCTCGGCGAGGCGAACCTCAGCGTCTTCAACACCGTCGATGACGTCGTGCTCGCCCTCAAGGGCGGCCAGATCGATGCCATGATCACCGACCTGCCCGGCGCGTTCTACGTCACCGGCGCCCTGGTCGACAACGCCACCGTGACCGGCCAGTTCGCGAGCACCGACGGCGGCGACCAGTTCGCGTTCGTGCTGCCGAAGGGCTCGGCGCTCACGGCAGCGGTCACCGATGCGGTCGACGCCCTGCGCGACGCCGGCACGCTCGACGAGCTGCAGCAGGAGTGGCTCAGTGACGCGGTCGACGTCCCCGTCCTGAAGTGA
- a CDS encoding amino acid ABC transporter permease: protein MTSTSADTAWQPSDLELSRRALRRRATSRSVLIALVSSVVLVAVLAVIIVNTPGWAVVRQTFFDPEIAVKSIGPIFQGLLTNLLVLVIAAVGVAILGTLLATTRSLRGPVFFPLRALAAAYTDFFRGIPLLIVLYLIGFGIPALMIFPRMPPAFWGTIAIILTYSAYVAEVLRAGMEAVHPSQRVAARSLGLSHAQTLRIVVIPQGVRKVVPALMNDFVSMQKDVGLISVLGVIDAVRAAQLQVADTYNYTPYIVAGLFFIALSWPMIRLTDALTARLNKREQAGGVV, encoded by the coding sequence GTGACCAGCACCTCCGCCGACACGGCGTGGCAGCCGAGCGACCTCGAGCTGTCACGCCGTGCTCTGCGGCGTCGGGCGACGAGCCGTTCGGTCCTGATCGCCCTCGTCAGCAGCGTCGTGCTCGTCGCGGTGCTCGCTGTCATCATCGTCAACACCCCGGGCTGGGCCGTCGTCCGTCAGACGTTCTTCGACCCCGAGATCGCGGTGAAGAGCATCGGACCGATCTTCCAGGGGCTGCTGACGAACCTCCTGGTGCTGGTCATCGCCGCGGTCGGCGTCGCCATCCTCGGCACGCTCCTCGCCACGACGAGATCGCTGCGGGGCCCGGTGTTCTTCCCGCTGCGTGCGCTCGCCGCGGCGTACACCGACTTCTTCCGCGGCATCCCGCTTCTGATCGTGCTCTACCTGATCGGCTTCGGCATCCCGGCCCTGATGATCTTCCCGCGGATGCCCCCGGCGTTCTGGGGAACGATCGCGATCATCCTCACCTATTCGGCGTATGTCGCCGAGGTGCTGCGCGCCGGGATGGAGGCCGTGCACCCCTCGCAGCGCGTCGCCGCCCGATCGCTGGGACTCAGCCACGCGCAGACGTTGCGGATCGTCGTCATCCCGCAGGGCGTCCGCAAGGTGGTCCCTGCGCTCATGAACGACTTCGTGTCCATGCAGAAGGACGTCGGCCTGATCTCGGTGCTCGGCGTCATCGATGCGGTGCGCGCGGCGCAGCTGCAGGTCGCCGACACATACAACTACACGCCGTACATCGTCGCCGGTCTGTTCTTCATCGCCCTCAGCTGGCCGATGATCCGGCTCACGGACGCTCTCACGGCGCGACTGAACAAGCGCGAGCAGGCCGGAGGCGTCGTATGA
- a CDS encoding amino acid ABC transporter ATP-binding protein: MTVPEGQTPPVIETRGVRKRFGDHEVLRGVDLAVGAHEVVVLIGASGSGKSTLLKTMNLIERVDDGQIFLTDEDITDPRVDADAVRARIGVVFQHFNLFPHLSVLDNVTLAARKVHRMPTAEAHARGRELLETLGLGAKADEYPDRLSGGQQQRVAIVRAILTDPAVLLLDEITSALDPQLVGEVLDLVRELKRRGTTIVMATHEMSFAREVADRVVFLKEGVLIEQGPPEQIFDAPQHPDTAEFLARVRR, translated from the coding sequence ATGACCGTTCCCGAGGGTCAAACTCCTCCCGTCATCGAGACCCGGGGCGTGCGCAAGCGCTTCGGCGACCACGAGGTGCTCCGTGGCGTCGACCTCGCGGTCGGTGCACACGAGGTGGTCGTGCTCATCGGCGCATCGGGATCGGGCAAATCCACTCTGCTGAAGACGATGAACCTCATCGAGCGCGTCGACGACGGTCAGATCTTCCTCACGGACGAGGACATCACAGACCCCCGGGTGGATGCCGACGCCGTGCGTGCCCGCATCGGCGTGGTCTTCCAGCACTTCAACCTGTTCCCGCACCTCAGCGTGCTCGACAACGTCACGCTGGCGGCGCGCAAGGTGCACCGGATGCCGACGGCAGAGGCGCACGCCCGCGGCCGCGAACTTCTCGAGACCCTCGGGCTCGGCGCCAAGGCCGATGAGTACCCCGACCGGCTCTCCGGCGGCCAGCAGCAGCGCGTGGCCATCGTGCGGGCGATCCTCACCGACCCCGCCGTTCTGCTTCTCGACGAGATCACGAGCGCGCTCGATCCGCAGCTGGTCGGCGAGGTCCTCGATCTGGTGCGCGAGCTGAAGCGCCGCGGCACCACGATCGTGATGGCCACGCACGAGATGTCGTTCGCGCGGGAGGTCGCCGACCGCGTCGTCTTCCTCAAGGAGGGTGTGCTGATCGAGCAGGGTCCACCCGAGCAGATCTTCGACGCGCCGCAGCATCCGGACACCGCCGAGTTCCTCGCGCGCGTGCGGCGCTGA
- a CDS encoding VOC family protein, producing the protein MTDVRLEGITVLADDVAALTAFFRDALGLRPAIVENDYAAFEGEGVRFAVFSRPGMGPNTHDHPDYRMPRSGQAFELNFECADAPAVDQLLAKIRRLGGLVVAAPVQTTWGHYSAFFADPEGNIHSLFAVLRD; encoded by the coding sequence GTGACTGACGTGCGACTCGAGGGAATCACCGTTCTGGCCGACGACGTGGCGGCGCTGACGGCGTTCTTCCGTGATGCCCTCGGGCTGCGACCGGCCATCGTCGAGAACGACTATGCGGCGTTCGAGGGGGAGGGCGTGCGGTTCGCCGTGTTCTCCCGCCCCGGCATGGGGCCGAACACGCACGATCACCCCGACTACCGGATGCCGAGATCGGGCCAAGCGTTCGAGCTGAACTTCGAATGCGCCGATGCTCCGGCAGTCGATCAGCTGCTCGCGAAGATCAGGAGGCTCGGCGGCCTCGTGGTCGCGGCACCGGTGCAGACGACCTGGGGGCACTACTCCGCGTTCTTCGCTGACCCCGAGGGGAACATCCACTCGCTGTTCGCGGTGCTTCGCGACTGA
- a CDS encoding histidine phosphatase family protein: MDESDQLPDHPAPDNPQGKLVLLRHGETEWSRTGKHTGRTDIPLTPRGEDLARAAGDLVRDYDFGLVLSSPLQRARRTAELAGLDAQIDPLLIEWDYGGYEGRTTKEIRAELGYNWTAFAHGVIRGETPGETVEEVAARASRVLTRVLPAMADGDVALIAHGHYLRILAAVFLREAPRFGAQITLDAGSVSVLGFDREQPAILAWNHGPRLPLKPSES, from the coding sequence GTGGATGAATCCGACCAGCTGCCTGACCACCCGGCCCCCGACAATCCGCAGGGCAAGCTCGTGCTGCTCCGGCACGGCGAGACGGAATGGTCGAGAACGGGCAAGCACACCGGGCGCACCGACATCCCGCTCACCCCGCGCGGGGAGGACCTGGCCAGAGCGGCCGGCGACCTCGTGCGGGATTACGACTTCGGACTCGTCCTGAGCTCACCGCTGCAGCGAGCACGACGAACGGCCGAGCTGGCCGGGTTGGATGCCCAGATCGACCCGCTGCTGATCGAGTGGGACTACGGCGGGTACGAAGGGCGCACGACCAAGGAGATCCGCGCGGAGCTCGGCTACAACTGGACCGCCTTCGCCCACGGCGTGATCAGGGGCGAGACCCCGGGCGAGACGGTCGAAGAGGTCGCCGCGCGCGCCTCGCGGGTGCTCACCCGCGTGCTGCCGGCGATGGCCGACGGCGACGTCGCGTTGATCGCACACGGGCACTACCTGCGCATCCTCGCGGCGGTGTTCCTGCGTGAGGCTCCTCGTTTCGGCGCGCAGATCACCCTGGATGCCGGCTCCGTCTCGGTGCTGGGCTTCGACCGTGAACAACCAGCGATCCTCGCGTGGAACCACGGTCCGCGCCTGCCGTTGAAACCGTCCGAGTCCTGA
- a CDS encoding serine hydrolase domain-containing protein — MTRSSPLAIGSAVVAAGVAVAVGLFATPPSPSLQPHTSGDAALARAVEQDAHSAGALDRVSVAFIDLDSDDETVTAGFGADDDTEYEIGSVTKTFTGNLFAIAIDRGEVTPTETLAAVFPELDGTPAGGVTLESLSNHHSGMPGLDEASTPQVLLDTVTNRNPYRGTVDELLEQAGRQQLVAPGHFLYSNLGMSLLGQALAQRAGLSYPELVQERIFDPLQMTHSRIVLGGADQPDLTTGYSATGIPQEAWSIGPFAPAGGIRSTIGDMASYVQALLDGTAPGASAMDRHLVGEDGAEGYAWLILDQDDGSTLTLHNGQTGGFASFLVLDRESGKGAVVLSNSAAQLPDVVLNLVKKGFTE; from the coding sequence ATGACCAGGTCATCTCCCCTCGCAATCGGATCCGCCGTCGTCGCAGCGGGTGTCGCCGTCGCCGTCGGCCTCTTCGCCACTCCACCCTCTCCGAGCCTTCAGCCGCACACGAGCGGTGACGCCGCCCTCGCTCGGGCGGTCGAGCAGGACGCCCATTCGGCTGGCGCGCTCGATCGCGTGAGCGTCGCGTTCATCGATCTGGACTCCGACGACGAGACGGTGACCGCCGGCTTCGGAGCCGACGACGACACCGAGTACGAGATCGGCTCCGTCACGAAGACCTTCACCGGCAACCTGTTCGCGATCGCGATCGACCGCGGTGAGGTGACACCGACGGAGACCCTGGCCGCGGTCTTCCCCGAGTTGGACGGAACCCCGGCCGGCGGGGTCACGTTGGAGAGTCTGTCAAATCATCACTCGGGGATGCCGGGTCTGGATGAGGCCTCCACCCCGCAGGTTCTCCTCGACACCGTCACCAATCGCAATCCGTATCGCGGCACCGTAGATGAGCTGCTCGAACAGGCGGGGCGTCAGCAACTCGTCGCCCCCGGACACTTCCTCTACTCGAACCTGGGGATGTCGCTGCTCGGGCAGGCCCTGGCTCAGCGCGCAGGTCTCTCGTACCCCGAACTCGTGCAGGAGAGGATCTTCGATCCGCTGCAGATGACGCACAGCAGAATCGTCCTCGGCGGGGCCGACCAGCCGGATCTCACCACCGGATACTCGGCCACGGGGATCCCGCAGGAGGCGTGGTCGATCGGACCGTTCGCGCCGGCCGGCGGCATCCGCTCGACGATCGGCGACATGGCCAGCTACGTGCAGGCGCTTCTCGACGGCACCGCCCCCGGGGCATCCGCGATGGACCGCCACCTCGTCGGCGAAGACGGGGCGGAAGGGTACGCCTGGCTCATCCTCGACCAGGACGACGGCTCGACACTGACGCTTCACAACGGGCAGACCGGGGGCTTCGCCTCGTTCCTCGTCCTCGATCGCGAAAGCGGCAAAGGAGCGGTGGTGCTGTCCAACTCGGCGGCTCAGCTTCCGGATGTCGTCCTGAACCTCGTCAAGAAAGGCTTCACCGAATGA
- a CDS encoding DNA/RNA non-specific endonuclease, protein MTDGYDAQFLATPLPLPSLERPTRLLPYPRFSVLLDPARRLAAVTAVNIDGARLRELPRTGEWRLDPRVEDGEQTGPEVYARNDLDRGHLVRRRDPGWGDTDEARDATEATFFYPNAAPQAAGFNQSKELWLGLEDHVLGYAETTDQRLSVFTAPVLGAEDPTYRGVRIPLRFWKVAAWQGPTGLAAAGFLLDQSELVDTPEGLLAAPPLGAFRTFQVPVADLAGIIDIDLGPLPDADVLPGRTARPGSWLTLREPSDIVL, encoded by the coding sequence ATGACCGATGGCTACGACGCACAGTTCCTCGCCACCCCGCTGCCGCTGCCGAGTCTCGAGCGCCCGACGCGGTTGCTCCCCTACCCGCGGTTCTCCGTGCTGCTCGACCCTGCACGCAGACTCGCGGCCGTCACCGCGGTGAACATCGACGGCGCACGACTGCGCGAACTCCCCCGCACCGGCGAATGGCGGCTCGACCCGAGAGTCGAGGACGGCGAGCAGACCGGCCCCGAGGTCTACGCCCGCAACGACCTCGACCGCGGCCACCTGGTGCGCCGACGCGATCCCGGTTGGGGAGACACCGACGAGGCACGCGACGCCACGGAGGCGACGTTCTTCTACCCGAACGCCGCTCCCCAGGCGGCCGGCTTCAACCAGTCCAAAGAACTCTGGCTGGGCCTCGAGGACCACGTGCTCGGCTATGCCGAGACGACGGATCAGCGCCTGTCGGTGTTCACCGCCCCGGTTCTCGGCGCCGAAGATCCGACCTACCGCGGCGTCCGCATCCCGCTCCGCTTCTGGAAGGTCGCGGCCTGGCAGGGCCCCACCGGCCTCGCCGCCGCCGGTTTCCTGCTGGACCAGTCCGAACTCGTCGACACCCCCGAAGGACTTCTGGCCGCACCACCACTGGGAGCGTTCCGCACATTCCAGGTGCCGGTGGCCGACCTCGCCGGCATCATCGATATCGACCTGGGTCCGTTGCCGGATGCCGACGTGCTGCCCGGACGAACCGCGCGCCCGGGCAGCTGGCTCACTCTCCGTGAGCCCTCCGACATCGTGCTCTGA
- a CDS encoding type II toxin-antitoxin system RelE/ParE family toxin — translation MIVSFRHKGLEALYQDDSKRGIQPDHAAKLLRILAALDVAQTSTDLAIPSFRTHELKGELAGHWSIWVNGNWRVTFRFIGLDVELVDYRDYH, via the coding sequence GTGATCGTCAGCTTCAGGCATAAGGGTCTGGAGGCGCTCTACCAGGACGACTCGAAGCGGGGCATCCAACCCGACCACGCGGCCAAGTTGCTCCGAATCCTGGCTGCTCTGGACGTTGCGCAGACCTCCACGGACCTTGCGATTCCGTCCTTTCGTACTCATGAGCTCAAGGGCGAACTCGCGGGGCACTGGTCGATCTGGGTGAACGGAAACTGGCGCGTGACGTTTCGTTTCATCGGGCTGGATGTCGAACTCGTCGACTATCGGGATTATCACTGA
- a CDS encoding HigA family addiction module antitoxin, protein MMKNPPHPGSIIREDVLAELGLSVAEAASRLGVARVTLSRVIHGHAGISPNLAVRLERSGVGTARAWLAMQTNYDLARELAGRAHEVRPLVVA, encoded by the coding sequence ATGATGAAGAATCCGCCGCATCCCGGCTCGATCATCCGCGAGGACGTTCTCGCCGAACTGGGTCTCAGTGTCGCCGAAGCGGCATCGCGACTTGGGGTCGCCCGTGTCACGCTCAGCCGAGTGATCCACGGTCACGCCGGGATCAGTCCGAATCTCGCCGTGCGCCTGGAGCGATCCGGCGTGGGGACTGCGCGGGCATGGCTCGCGATGCAGACCAACTACGATCTCGCGCGCGAATTGGCCGGAAGAGCGCACGAGGTGCGTCCTCTGGTCGTCGCCTGA